The following coding sequences lie in one Vitis vinifera cultivar Pinot Noir 40024 chromosome 19, ASM3070453v1 genomic window:
- the LOC109121762 gene encoding G-type lectin S-receptor-like serine/threonine-protein kinase At4g27290 yields MGPRADMWEHGTGIVRIMWSFKFLTIPNNGSLVLLDQKQRIIWSSGSTRATENPVVQLLESGNLVLREKSDVNPEICMWQSFDAPYNPQMPDMKLGWNFSTGMEQYLTSWRTASDPSPGDFNLKFEIVGLPQVVLQKGSEKKFHELYISYELSENLTITRVVLNELGLLQRLVSDICRIDRRPICECLDGFIPKSDIEWEFLNWTSGCTRRNLLDCQKGEGFVELKGVKLPDLLEFWINQRMTLEECRAECLKNCSCTAYTNSNISGKGSGCLIWF; encoded by the exons ATGGGTCCACGAGCCGATATGTGGGAACATGGTACAGGAATTGTCCGGATCATGTGgagttttaagtttttaacCATTCCCAACAATGGAAGTCTAGTCCTCCTTGATCAAAAACAGAGGATTATCTGGTCATCGGGTTCTACAAGAGCCACTGAAAATCCAGTTGTGCAGCTGTTGGAATCCGGAAACCTTGTTCTTAGAGAAAAGAGTGATGTAAATCCAGAAATCTGTATGTGGCAAAGTTTTGATGCCCCCTACAATCCACAAATGCCAGACATGAAGCTGGGATGGAACTTTAGCACTGGCATGGAGCAATATTTGACATCCTGGAGAACTGCCAGTGACCCTTCCCCTGGAGACTTTAATctcaaatttgaaattgttgGGCTGCCTCAGGTTGTTCTTCAAAAAGGATCAGAGAAGAAGTTCC ATGAATTGTACATTTCTTATGAGCTTAGTGAAAACTTGACCATAACAAGAGTGGTTTTGAATGAACTGGGTTTGCTCCAGCGCCTAGTGTCTGA CATTTGTAGGATAGACAGAAGGCCAATTTGCGAGTGCCTAGATGGATTCATACCAAAATCAGACATTGAATGGGAATTTCTGAATTGGACCAGTGGATGCACTAGGAGGAACTTGTTGGATTGCCAAAAGGGTGAAGGGTTTGTGGAGCTTAAAGGTGTGAAACTGCCTGATCTGTTGGAGTTTTGGATAAACCAAAGGATGACCCTTGAAGAATGTCGGGCTGAGTGCTTGAAGAACTGCTCTTGTACTGCTTACACCAATTCAAATATTAGTGGAAAGGGCAGTGGCTGTTTGATCTGGTTCTGA
- the LOC100265866 gene encoding G-type lectin S-receptor-like serine/threonine-protein kinase At4g27290 isoform X1, which produces MKGQSLSFFTFFYTSISFSMLLRSSTAADTITPNQSLVDGMTLVSTAQSFELGFFSPGDSNSRYLGIWYKKFPNTIVWVANREKPITDRYGVLSIDSDGYLILLDQTKRTIWSSISSRLPKNPVAQLLESGNFVLRDASDVNSENYLWQSFDFPCDTTLPGMKMGWNLKTGQDWYVTSWRNASDPSPGDFTYRIDKVGLPQIVLRKGSEKKYRTGTWNGLRFSGTAVMTNQAFKTSFVYNEDEAYYLYELKDNLSITRLTLNELGSINRFVLSESSTEWAIMYTVQNDLCDNYGHCGANGFCRIGNTPICECLDGFVPKSQNEWEFLNWTSGCIRSTPLDCQKGEGFIEVKGVKLPDLLDFWVNKRTTLRECRAECLKNCSCTAYANSNISKGGSGCLMWFGNLIDVREFHAQESEQTVYVRMPASELESRRNSSQKRKHLVIVVLVSMASVVLILGLVFWCIIWMKRWKKIDTGPEMQKDEFESPLFSLATVASATNNFSCANMIGEGGFGPVYKGTLGTGQEIAVKRLSNNSGQGLQEFKNEVILISRLQHRNLVRLLGCCIEREERMLIYEYMPNRSLDYFIFDQMRRVLLPWQKRLDIILGIARGLLYLHQDSRLRIIHRDLKTSNILLDSELTPKISDFGIARIFGGDQIEAKTKRVIGTYGYMSPEYAVDGQFSVKSDVFSLGVLLLEIVSGKKNRGFCHPDHYHNLLGHVWLLWNENRALELMEPCLVDSYVESQVLRCIQVGLLCIQKLPEDRPSMSSVVLMLVNEEITLPQP; this is translated from the exons atgaaagggcAGAGCCTTTCCTTCTTCACCTTCTTTTATACTTCCATCTCTTTCTCAATGCTCCTGAGGTCCTCCACTGCAGCTGATACCATAACCCCAAACCAATCCCTTGTTGATGGCATGACCTTAGTTTCCACAGCGCAAAGCTTTGAATTAGGCTTCTTTTCCCCAGGTGATTCCAATAGTCGGTATTTAGGGATATGGTATAAAAAATTCCCCAACACTATTGTATGGGTGGCAAACAGGGAAAAGCCAATAACAGATAGGTATGGAGTTTTAAGTATTGATAGTGACGGATATCTAATCCTCCTTGACCAAACAAAGAGAACTATCTGGTCATCAATTTCCTCAAGATTACCCAAAAATCCAGTTGCACAGCTATTAGAGTCTGGAAACTTTGTTCTTAGAGACGCAAGTGATGTAAATTCAGAAAACtatttatggcaaagctttgATTTTCCATGTGACACAACGCTACCAGGCATGAAGATGGGATGGAATTTAAAAACTGGCCAGGACTGGTATGTAACATCATGGAGAAACGCCAGTGACCCGTCACCTGGAGACTTCACTTATAGAATTGATAAGGTTGGGCTGCCTCAAATTGTTCTTCGTAAGGGATCAGAGAAGAAGTACCGCACAGGAACATGGAATGGACTCCGGTTTAGTGGTACTGCAGTGATGACAAACCAGGCTTTTAAAACTTCTTTTGTATACAATGAAGATGAAGCATACTATCTGTATGAGCTTAAAGATAATTTAAGTATAACAAGACTGACGCTGAATGAACTGGGTTCAATCAATCGCTTTGTATTGAGCGAAAGTAGCACTGAGTGGGCCATAATGTATACAGTACAGAATGACCTGTGCGACAATTATGGACACTGTGGTGCTAATGGCTTTTGCAGAATAGGAAACACACCAATTTGTGAGTGCTTGGATGGCTTTGTTCCAAAGTCACAGAATGAATGGGAGTTTCTGAATTGGACCAGCGGATGCATTAGGAGCACTCCATTGGATTGCCAAAAAGGAGAAGGGTTTATAGAAGTTAAAGGTGTGAAATTGCCTGACCTGTTGGATTTTTGGGTAAACAAGAGGACGACCCTTAGGGAGTGTAGGGCTGAGTGCTTGAAGAACTGTTCTTGCACCGCTTATGCTAATTCAAATATTAGCAAAGGAGGCAGCGGCTGCTTGATGTGGTTTGGCAATTTGATTGATGTCCGTGAATTCCACGCCCAGGAGAGTGAGCAAACGGTCTATGTCAGAATGCCAGCCTCAGAACTAG AATCAAGGCGCAACTCCAGTCAAAAGAGGAAACATCTGGTGATTGTGGTGCTTGTATCCATGGCTTCTGTAGTGCTCATTTTGGGTTTGGTATTCTGGTGTATAATTTGGATGAAGAGATGGAAGAAAATAG ATACAGGTCCAGAAATGCAGAAGGATGAATTTGAATCACCATTGTTTAGTCTAGCCACTGTGGCAAGTGCCACCAATAACTTTTCTTGTGCAAATATGATCGGAGAGGGTGGTTTTGGTCCCGTTTACAAG GGCACGCTGGGAACTGGACAGGAAATAGCAGTGAAGAGGCTTTCAAATAATTCTGGACAAGGACTTCAAGAGTTCAAGAATGAAGTTATTTTGATTTCCAGACTTCAACACCGTAATCTAGTTAGGCTTTTGGGTTGTTGCATTGAAAGGGAAGAAAGGATGCTAATCTATGAGTATATGCCCAACAGAAGCTTGGACTACTTTATTTTTG ACCAGATGAGACGTGTCTTACTGCCTTGGCAAAAGCGCTTGGACATTATCCTGGGAATTGCACGAGGTCTTCTTTACCTCCACCAAGACTCCAGATTGAGAATCATTCATAGAGATCTCAAAACCAGCAATATCTTACTAGACAGCGAGCTGACCCCAAAAATTTCAGACTTTGGCATAGCGAGAATTTTTGGAGGAGATCAAATTGAAGCCAAAACAAAGCGAGTAATTGGAACGTA TGGTTATATGTCTCCAGAGTATGCAGTTGATGGTCAATTTTCAGTGAAATCTGATGTCTTCAGTTTGGGTGTGCTTTTGTTAGAGATAGTAAGTGGCAAAAAGAACAGGGGATTTTGTCATCCAGATCACTACCACAATCTTTTGGGACAT GTGTGGTTACTGTGGAATGAAAACAGAGCCTTGGAACTGATGGAGCCATGTTTGGTGGACTCATATGTTGAATCTCAAGTACTAAGATGCATTCAAGTTGGTCTACTATGCATCCAAAAACTCCCAGAAGACAGGCCATCAATGTCATCAGTGGTCTTAATGTTGGTTAATGAGGAAATAACATTGCCTCAACCCTAG
- the LOC100265866 gene encoding G-type lectin S-receptor-like serine/threonine-protein kinase At4g27290 isoform X2: protein MKGQSLSFFTFFYTSISFSMLLRSSTAADTITPNQSLVDGMTLVSTAQSFELGFFSPGDSNSRYLGIWYKKFPNTIVWVANREKPITDRYGVLSIDSDGYLILLDQTKRTIWSSISSRLPKNPVAQLLESGNFVLRDASDVNSENYLWQSFDFPCDTTLPGMKMGWNLKTGQDWYVTSWRNASDPSPGDFTYRIDKVGLPQIVLRKGSEKKYRTGTWNGLRFSGTAVMTNQAFKTSFVYNEDEAYYLYELKDNLSITRLTLNELGSINRFVLSESSTEWAIMYTVQNDLCDNYGHCGANGFCRIGNTPICECLDGFVPKSQNEWEFLNWTSGCIRSTPLDCQKGEGFIEVKGVKLPDLLDFWVNKRTTLRECRAECLKNCSCTAYANSNISKGGSGCLMWFGNLIDVREFHAQESEQTVYVRMPASELESRRNSSQKRKHLVIVVLVSMASVVLILGLVFWCIIWMKRWKKIGPEMQKDEFESPLFSLATVASATNNFSCANMIGEGGFGPVYKGTLGTGQEIAVKRLSNNSGQGLQEFKNEVILISRLQHRNLVRLLGCCIEREERMLIYEYMPNRSLDYFIFDQMRRVLLPWQKRLDIILGIARGLLYLHQDSRLRIIHRDLKTSNILLDSELTPKISDFGIARIFGGDQIEAKTKRVIGTYGYMSPEYAVDGQFSVKSDVFSLGVLLLEIVSGKKNRGFCHPDHYHNLLGHVWLLWNENRALELMEPCLVDSYVESQVLRCIQVGLLCIQKLPEDRPSMSSVVLMLVNEEITLPQP from the exons atgaaagggcAGAGCCTTTCCTTCTTCACCTTCTTTTATACTTCCATCTCTTTCTCAATGCTCCTGAGGTCCTCCACTGCAGCTGATACCATAACCCCAAACCAATCCCTTGTTGATGGCATGACCTTAGTTTCCACAGCGCAAAGCTTTGAATTAGGCTTCTTTTCCCCAGGTGATTCCAATAGTCGGTATTTAGGGATATGGTATAAAAAATTCCCCAACACTATTGTATGGGTGGCAAACAGGGAAAAGCCAATAACAGATAGGTATGGAGTTTTAAGTATTGATAGTGACGGATATCTAATCCTCCTTGACCAAACAAAGAGAACTATCTGGTCATCAATTTCCTCAAGATTACCCAAAAATCCAGTTGCACAGCTATTAGAGTCTGGAAACTTTGTTCTTAGAGACGCAAGTGATGTAAATTCAGAAAACtatttatggcaaagctttgATTTTCCATGTGACACAACGCTACCAGGCATGAAGATGGGATGGAATTTAAAAACTGGCCAGGACTGGTATGTAACATCATGGAGAAACGCCAGTGACCCGTCACCTGGAGACTTCACTTATAGAATTGATAAGGTTGGGCTGCCTCAAATTGTTCTTCGTAAGGGATCAGAGAAGAAGTACCGCACAGGAACATGGAATGGACTCCGGTTTAGTGGTACTGCAGTGATGACAAACCAGGCTTTTAAAACTTCTTTTGTATACAATGAAGATGAAGCATACTATCTGTATGAGCTTAAAGATAATTTAAGTATAACAAGACTGACGCTGAATGAACTGGGTTCAATCAATCGCTTTGTATTGAGCGAAAGTAGCACTGAGTGGGCCATAATGTATACAGTACAGAATGACCTGTGCGACAATTATGGACACTGTGGTGCTAATGGCTTTTGCAGAATAGGAAACACACCAATTTGTGAGTGCTTGGATGGCTTTGTTCCAAAGTCACAGAATGAATGGGAGTTTCTGAATTGGACCAGCGGATGCATTAGGAGCACTCCATTGGATTGCCAAAAAGGAGAAGGGTTTATAGAAGTTAAAGGTGTGAAATTGCCTGACCTGTTGGATTTTTGGGTAAACAAGAGGACGACCCTTAGGGAGTGTAGGGCTGAGTGCTTGAAGAACTGTTCTTGCACCGCTTATGCTAATTCAAATATTAGCAAAGGAGGCAGCGGCTGCTTGATGTGGTTTGGCAATTTGATTGATGTCCGTGAATTCCACGCCCAGGAGAGTGAGCAAACGGTCTATGTCAGAATGCCAGCCTCAGAACTAG AATCAAGGCGCAACTCCAGTCAAAAGAGGAAACATCTGGTGATTGTGGTGCTTGTATCCATGGCTTCTGTAGTGCTCATTTTGGGTTTGGTATTCTGGTGTATAATTTGGATGAAGAGATGGAAGAAAATAG GTCCAGAAATGCAGAAGGATGAATTTGAATCACCATTGTTTAGTCTAGCCACTGTGGCAAGTGCCACCAATAACTTTTCTTGTGCAAATATGATCGGAGAGGGTGGTTTTGGTCCCGTTTACAAG GGCACGCTGGGAACTGGACAGGAAATAGCAGTGAAGAGGCTTTCAAATAATTCTGGACAAGGACTTCAAGAGTTCAAGAATGAAGTTATTTTGATTTCCAGACTTCAACACCGTAATCTAGTTAGGCTTTTGGGTTGTTGCATTGAAAGGGAAGAAAGGATGCTAATCTATGAGTATATGCCCAACAGAAGCTTGGACTACTTTATTTTTG ACCAGATGAGACGTGTCTTACTGCCTTGGCAAAAGCGCTTGGACATTATCCTGGGAATTGCACGAGGTCTTCTTTACCTCCACCAAGACTCCAGATTGAGAATCATTCATAGAGATCTCAAAACCAGCAATATCTTACTAGACAGCGAGCTGACCCCAAAAATTTCAGACTTTGGCATAGCGAGAATTTTTGGAGGAGATCAAATTGAAGCCAAAACAAAGCGAGTAATTGGAACGTA TGGTTATATGTCTCCAGAGTATGCAGTTGATGGTCAATTTTCAGTGAAATCTGATGTCTTCAGTTTGGGTGTGCTTTTGTTAGAGATAGTAAGTGGCAAAAAGAACAGGGGATTTTGTCATCCAGATCACTACCACAATCTTTTGGGACAT GTGTGGTTACTGTGGAATGAAAACAGAGCCTTGGAACTGATGGAGCCATGTTTGGTGGACTCATATGTTGAATCTCAAGTACTAAGATGCATTCAAGTTGGTCTACTATGCATCCAAAAACTCCCAGAAGACAGGCCATCAATGTCATCAGTGGTCTTAATGTTGGTTAATGAGGAAATAACATTGCCTCAACCCTAG
- the LOC109121521 gene encoding G-type lectin S-receptor-like serine/threonine-protein kinase SD1-1: MGSVQRFVLGEGSNKWDVMYTVQNDQCDNYGHSGANGICRIDNRPICDCLDGFVPKSESEWEFFNWTSGCIRTPLDCQKGQGFIKLRGVKLSDLLKFWENTSMTGKECEVECLKSYSCMAYTNSNVSRGSGFLIWFGDLIDIREFVQDIEQLVYIRIPASELELMGDSSKKKYHFVILVVALMAFRVLVFGLTIWIIVWKKRRGKRGQQEQKEDQELPLFDLVTVASATNNFSDRNMIGKGGFGFVYKGILSMGQEIAVKRLLTDSRQGLQEFKNEVILIAELQHCNLLDIVMGVSRGLLYLHQDFRLWVIHRDLKTCNILLDGELSPKISVFSLTRIFGGHQTEAKTNGYMSPEYGIDGKFSAKSDVFGFGVLLLEIVSGKKNRGFSHPHHHHNLLGHAWMLWNEDKALELMDACLRDSCVESQVPRCIQVDLFCVQKLPANRPTISSVIFTLGHEEAVLPQPKQPGFFRERSSVDDEDAIQKMKLL; this comes from the exons ATGGGTTCAGTCCAACGCTTTGTATTGGGTGAAGGTAGCAATAAGTGGGATGTTATGTATACGGTGCAGAATGATCAGTGTGACAATTATGGACACTCTGGTGCTAATGGTATTTGCAGAATTGACAACAGGCCAATTTGTGACTGCCTGGATGGGTTTGTTCCAAAATCAGAGAGTGAATGGGAATTCTTTAATTGGACCAGTGGCTGCATTAGGACACCATTGGATTGCCAAAAGGGGCAAGGGTTTATCAAACTTAGAGGTGTGAAGTTGTCTGATCTGTTGAAGTTTTGGGAAAACACGAGTATGACTGGTAAAGAATGTGAAGTGGAGTGCTTGAAGAGCTACTCTTGTATGGCTTATACTAACTCAAATGTTAGTAGAGGCAGTGGATTTTTGATCTGGTTTGGAGATCTGATTGATATTCGAGAGTTCGTTCAAGATATTGAGCAACTCGTCTATATCCGGATACCAGCTTCAGAACTAG AACTGATGGGTGATTCCAGTAAAAAGAAGTATCACTTTGTAATTTTGGTGGTTGCACTAATGGCTTTTAGAGTTCTTGTCTTTGGTTTGACAATCTGGATAATAGTTTGGAAGAAGAGGAGAGGGAAAAGAG GTCAGCAAGAGCAAAAAGAAGACCAGGAATTACCATTGTTTGATCTGGTTACTGTTGCAAGTGCCACTAATAACTTTTCTGATAGAAATATGATTGGGAAGGGTGGTTTTGGCTTTGTTTACAAG gGTATATTGTCAATGGGACAAGAAATAGCAGTGAAAAGGCTTTTGACTGATTCTAGACAAGGGCTTCAAGAGTTCAAGAATGAAGTTATTTTGATTGCCGAACTTCAGCACTGCAATCTT CTTGACATTGTTATGGGAGTTTCAAGAGGACTTCTTTACCTCCACCAAGACTTCAGATTGTGGGTCATTCATAGAGACCTCAAAACCTGCAATATATTACTTGACGGTGAGCTGAGCCCCAAAATTTCAGTTTTCAGCCTCACAAGAATTTTTGGAGGACATCAAACTGAAGCAAAAACAAA TGGATATATGTCTCCAGAGTATGGAATTGATGGCAAATTTTCAGCGAAATCAGATGTCTTCGGTTTTGGTGTGCTTCTGTTGGAGATAGTAAGTGGCAAAAAGAACAGGGGATTTAGTCATCCACATCACCACCACAATCTTTTGGGACAT GCATGGATGCTTTGGAATGAAGACAAGGCCTTGGAACTGATGGATGCATGTCTCAGGGATTCATGTGTTGAGTCTCAAGTCCCAAGATGTATTCAAGTGGACTTATTTTGTGTTCAAAAACTCCCAGCCAACAGGCCAACCATATCATCGGTAATTTTCACGTTGGGTCATGAGGAAGCAGTGTTGCCTCAACCTAAACAGCCCGGTTTCTTCAGAGAAAGAAGTTCCGTTGATGATGAAGATGCCATACAGAAAATGAAATTACTGTAA
- the LOC109121850 gene encoding G-type lectin S-receptor-like serine/threonine-protein kinase At4g27290, with protein MKVKNLPFCTFFYILISFSIFLEFSSAGDTINETQSLKDRQTLVSSGQSFELGFFSPGESKGRYLGIWYKNFPSTVVWVANKEKEITDSYGVLSFGTDGNLVVLNQSKGIIWSSSLSRIIENPVVQLLESGNLVLREKSVADPEGYIWQSFDFPCHTLLPGMKFGWNSKTRQDWYLTSWRSASNPSPGDFTWRIDTVGLPQAVLRKGSEKKFCAGPLDHTLAVIQQLKIYLSNLLWQLMKMNFTIFMSLLTIEL; from the coding sequence atgaaagtgaAGAACCTTCCTTTCTGCACCTTCTTTTACATTTTGATCTCTTTCTCAATCTTCTTGGAATTCTCCTCTGCAGGTGATACCATAAATGAGACTCAATCCCTCAAGGACAGGCAGACCTTAGTTTCATCAGGGCAAAGCTTTGAATTAGGCTTTTTCTCGCCTGGTGAGTCCAAGGGGCGGTATTTGGGAATATGGTACAAGAATTTTCCAAGCACCGTTGTATGGGTGGCTAACAAGGAAAAGGAAATTACTGATTCCTATGGAGTTTTAAGTTTTGGAACTGATGGAAATCTAGTTGTACTCAACCAATCAAAAGGCATAATCTGGTCATCAAGTTTGTcaagaataattgaaaatccaGTTGTGCAGCTATTAGAATCTGGGAACCTTGTCCTTAGAGAAAAGAGTGTTGCAGATCCAGAAGGGTATATATGGCAAAGCTTTGACTTCCCATGCCACACACTGCTACCAGGCATGAAGTTTGGATGGAACTCAAAGACCAGACAGGACTGGTATCTGACATCTTGGAGAAGTGCCAGTAATCCATCTCCTGGAGACTTCACTTGGCGAATTGATACTGTTGGATTACCACAAGCTGTTCTTCGCAAGGGATCAGAGAAGAAGTTTTGTGCTGGTCCATTGGATCACACTTTAGCGGTTATCCAGCagctaaaaatatatttatcaaacCTTCTATGGcaattaatgaaaatgaattttactatttttatgaGCTTATTGACAATTGAATTATAA
- the LOC100852810 gene encoding G-type lectin S-receptor-like serine/threonine-protein kinase SD1-1, which yields MITDAVVPTAFAEFMISQFVSAWMGLFLDCRMNGNYLFGPEDVLGEHHWIAKKGNDIRKGGSGCLIWFGDLIDIREFTGDAATDIYIRMSASELGLDRKKEEDLDLPLFDLAIVASATNNFSKANMIGKGGFGSVYKGILSTGQEIAVKRLSNNSGQRLQEFKNEVILIAKLQHLNLVRLLGCCIAEEERMLIYEYLPNKSLDYIIFYPKRNTTLAWQKRFDIAIGVARVLLYLHRDSRLRIIHRDLKTSNILLDTDLNPKISDFGIVRIFERDQTEAKTERVVGTFGYMSPEYAFYGKFSVKSDVFSMGVLLLEIVSGRKNRGFHHSDHPQNLLGHAWLLWTEDKALELMDQCLKDSCVESQVLRCIQVGLLCVQKCLADRPTMSSVVFMLGNEEAVLPQPKQKMKLL from the exons ATGATTACAGACGCTGTGGTGCCAACAGCATTTGCAGAATTCATGATAAGCCAATTTGTCAGTGCTTGGATGGGTTTGTTCCTAGATTGCAGAATGAATGGCAATTACTTATTTGGACCAGAGGATGTGTTAGGAGAACACCACTGGATTGCCAAAAAGGGGAATG ATATTAGAAAAGGAGGCAGTGGCTGTTTGATATGGTTTGGAGATCTAATTGATATCCGAGAGTTCACTGGAGATGCTGCGACTGATATCTATATTCGAATGTCAGCTTCAGAACTAG GTCTAGataggaaaaaggaagaagactTGGATTTACCACTGTTTGATCTGGCTATTGTTGCAAGTGCCACTAATAATTTCTCTAAAGCAAATATGATTGGAAAGGGTGGTTTTGGCTCTGTCTACAAG GGTATCCTATCAACGGGCCAAGAAATAGCAGTGAAGAGGCTGTCAAATAACTCAGGACAAAGGCTTCAAGAGTTCAAAAACGAAGTAATTTTGATTGCCAAACTACAACACCTTAATCTTGTTAGGCTTTTGGGTTGTTGCATTGCTGAAGAAGAAAGGATGCTAATCTATGAGTACCTGCCCAACAAAAGCTTGgactatattatttttt ACCCAAAAAGAAACACAACACTGGCTTGGCAAAAGCGCTTTGACATTGCCATTGGAGTTGCACGGGTACTTCTTTACCTTCACCGAGACTCCAGATTAAGAATCATTCATAGAGATCTCAAAACCAGCAATATATTACTTGACACTGATTTGAACCCcaaaatttcagattttggcATAGTGAGAATTTTTGAAAGAGATCAAACTGAAGCAAAAACAGAGCGAGTAGTTGGAACATT TGGTTATATGTCCCCAGAATACGCATTTTATGGCAAATTTTCTGTGAAATCTGACGTCTTCAGTATGGGTGTGCTGTTGTTAGAGATAGTGAGTGGCAGAAAAAACAGGGGATTCCATCATTCAGATCACCCCCAAAATCTTTTGGGACAT GCATGGCTGCTTTGGACTGAAGACAAGGCCTTGGAACTGATGGATCAATGCCTTAAGGATTCCTGTGTTGAGTCTCAAGTACTAAGATGTATTCAAGTGGGCTTACTATGTGTTCAAAAATGCTTAGCTGACAGGCCGACCATGTCATCTGTAGTTTTCATGCTGGGTAATGAGGAAGCTGTGTTACCTCAACCTAAACAGAAAATGAAGTTACTGTAA